One Cytobacillus luteolus genomic window carries:
- the hprK gene encoding HPr(Ser) kinase/phosphatase: protein MPKVRTKDLIEKFNLELVSGEEGINRPITTSDISRPGLEMAGYFTYYPAERIQILGKTELTFFERLSSEEKAIRMEKLCTDITPGILVSRGMEIPQELIDASERESVPVIRTEMKTTRLSSRVTNYLESKLAPTTAVHGVLVDIYGVGVLITGKSGVGKSETALELVKRGHRLIADDCVEIRQEDQDTLVGTAPDLIKHLLEIRGLGIINVMTLFGAGAVRNFKRITLVINLELWDQNKQYDRLGLEEETMKIIDTDVTKLTVPVRPGRNLAVIIEVAAMNIRLKRMGVNAAEQFSNRLTDVIEDNDHEDM from the coding sequence TTGCCTAAAGTTCGTACAAAGGATTTAATAGAAAAGTTCAATTTGGAGTTAGTCAGTGGGGAGGAAGGAATTAATCGCCCTATTACGACAAGTGATATTTCTAGACCCGGACTAGAAATGGCAGGCTATTTTACTTATTATCCAGCTGAACGAATTCAAATACTAGGAAAAACCGAGCTTACTTTTTTTGAACGTTTAAGTTCAGAAGAAAAGGCGATTCGGATGGAAAAGCTTTGTACTGATATCACCCCAGGAATTTTAGTTTCTAGAGGTATGGAGATTCCTCAGGAATTAATAGATGCTTCTGAGAGAGAGTCGGTTCCAGTTATAAGAACGGAAATGAAAACAACGAGACTTTCGAGTAGGGTTACCAACTATTTAGAAAGTAAATTAGCACCAACAACTGCAGTTCACGGAGTACTTGTTGATATTTACGGAGTAGGCGTATTAATTACCGGTAAAAGTGGTGTTGGTAAAAGTGAAACAGCACTAGAGCTTGTCAAACGTGGCCATCGTTTGATTGCAGATGATTGTGTTGAGATTCGTCAGGAAGACCAGGATACTTTAGTAGGTACTGCACCAGATTTGATTAAACATTTACTAGAGATCCGAGGCTTGGGAATTATCAATGTTATGACCCTTTTTGGTGCTGGCGCTGTGAGGAATTTTAAGCGCATCACACTTGTAATTAATCTAGAGCTTTGGGATCAAAACAAGCAATACGATCGTTTAGGTCTTGAAGAAGAAACAATGAAAATAATTGATACAGATGTTACGAAGCTAACCGTTCCTGTTCGACCTGGACGAAACTTAGCTGTTATTATTGAAGTTGCAGCGATGAATATTCGGTTAAAACGCATGGGTGTGAATGCAGCTGAGCAATTTTCAAATCGTTTGACAGATGTCATTGAAGATAATGATCATGAGGATATGTAA
- the hisD gene encoding histidinol dehydrogenase, which produces MRIQYVTSSVSLKRSLENGTEEQRQTVLSIIEDVKKNGDTALLNYTEKFDGVALSSLRVTEEEVALAFKQVNSETINIIREAAENIRDFHSRQVRESWVTMKEDGTILGQKITPIDAVGVYVPGGKAAYPSSVLMNVIPAQVAGVERIVMTSPVGKDGHLPAAVLVAASELGVKEIYKVGGAQAVAALAYGTESVLPVDKIIGPGNIYVALAKREVFGDVDIDMIAGPSEIVVLADETALPNEVAADLLSQAEHDERASSILVTPSSELAEQVALEVEKQLSTLPKREIAEASIRDYGAIYVTSTLDEAIKVVNELAPEHLEIITEDAMEQIGKIKHAGAIFVGRFSSEPVGDYFAGPNHVLPTNGTARFSSPLNVDDFVKKSSIISYSEKALKQNGAKIAAFARLEGLEAHARAVEERLKK; this is translated from the coding sequence ATGAGAATTCAGTATGTAACATCTTCGGTTTCTTTAAAACGTTCCTTGGAAAACGGTACAGAAGAACAGAGACAGACTGTTCTTTCCATCATTGAGGATGTTAAAAAGAACGGCGATACAGCACTGTTAAACTATACAGAAAAATTTGATGGAGTTGCTTTATCTTCTCTTAGGGTAACAGAGGAAGAGGTAGCATTGGCCTTTAAACAGGTTAACTCAGAAACGATAAATATCATCCGTGAAGCAGCAGAGAATATCCGTGATTTCCATTCACGTCAAGTCAGGGAATCATGGGTGACGATGAAGGAAGACGGAACGATTCTTGGCCAAAAAATAACGCCAATTGACGCAGTAGGTGTGTACGTCCCTGGTGGAAAGGCAGCATATCCATCATCAGTTCTGATGAATGTCATTCCTGCACAGGTAGCTGGTGTTGAACGAATCGTAATGACCTCACCAGTTGGTAAGGATGGACATCTTCCTGCAGCCGTTTTAGTTGCGGCTAGTGAATTAGGTGTAAAAGAAATCTATAAGGTTGGCGGAGCTCAGGCTGTGGCAGCACTTGCTTATGGAACAGAGTCCGTTTTACCTGTTGATAAAATCATTGGACCCGGAAATATCTACGTTGCATTAGCTAAACGCGAGGTGTTTGGAGATGTAGACATTGATATGATCGCTGGGCCAAGTGAGATTGTTGTTTTGGCAGATGAAACCGCTCTACCAAATGAGGTGGCTGCAGACCTATTGTCTCAAGCAGAGCATGATGAACGTGCGTCTAGTATTCTTGTTACACCTTCATCTGAGCTTGCTGAACAAGTAGCATTAGAAGTAGAAAAACAGCTCTCAACGCTTCCAAAAAGAGAGATTGCAGAGGCTTCAATACGTGATTATGGTGCCATCTATGTCACTTCAACTCTTGATGAGGCGATTAAAGTCGTTAATGAATTGGCCCCAGAGCACTTAGAAATTATCACTGAAGATGCAATGGAGCAAATCGGTAAAATTAAACATGCAGGAGCTATATTCGTTGGGAGATTTAGCTCTGAGCCGGTTGGAGATTACTTTGCTGGTCCAAATCATGTGCTTCCAACAAACGGAACAGCCCGATTCTCAAGTCCATTAAACGTAGATGATTTTGTGAAAAAATCGAGTATCATTTCATATAGTGAAAAAGCCCTTAAACAAAACGGAGCTAAAATTGCAGCCTTTGCACGATTAGAAGGCTTAGAAGCACATGCACGAGCAGTTGAAGAGCGTTTGAAGAAGTAA
- a CDS encoding phage holin family protein has protein sequence MRWLASILVNSLVLIVVAGYLESFHLEGIGAAILASFILSILNVIVKPILVVLTLPVTFFTLGLFLFVINAITLYLTQALMGDSFVIESFGTAIFAAIIISILNVLIEMVIIKPLQKKKK, from the coding sequence ATGAGATGGCTTGCTAGCATATTAGTGAACAGTCTAGTATTAATTGTAGTAGCAGGATACCTAGAATCATTCCACCTTGAAGGAATTGGTGCAGCCATTTTAGCAAGCTTTATTCTTTCTATCCTAAATGTGATTGTCAAACCAATTCTTGTGGTATTAACTCTACCAGTTACTTTTTTTACTTTAGGTTTGTTTTTATTCGTGATCAATGCAATTACTTTGTATTTAACTCAAGCACTAATGGGAGATTCTTTTGTTATTGAAAGCTTTGGTACTGCCATTTTTGCCGCTATCATTATTTCAATCCTGAATGTACTTATAGAAATGGTCATTATTAAACCTTTGCAAAAGAAGAAAAAGTAG
- a CDS encoding DUF4097 family beta strand repeat-containing protein translates to MIEERKRILKLVEEGKLTAEEALLLIEKLEEKSATGESQSAFQEQVVTELSTNVNSEGSQYSKKENSSYKQSSTKVKFLDFIDSALKKIKDIDLDFNFGNAVEIQHIFQNSNSLINQIDLDVANGSVKLVPWNEDDVRVECNAKVYRVDTQDEARKAFLQDVLFSIERNRLIFSVQKKQMKVNAVLYIPQTDYEKIKVRMFNGPISGENLQVNEFKAKTANGSIDVKNIRSVELELETANGHIKAEECSGQELEAETINGTLSVNGSFGKVDLQSFNGNIICALQDGEPHTAHMKTTTGNIDLFVPTQVSIDGELKTNLGSFKCEIPNIEIVEEKSEVVQKSLRFQSNKQSTNVLHVFAETKTGSVIVKPSGGA, encoded by the coding sequence ATGATTGAAGAGCGTAAACGTATTTTAAAGCTAGTTGAAGAAGGAAAATTAACAGCAGAAGAGGCCCTTCTATTAATTGAAAAACTAGAAGAAAAGAGTGCCACAGGTGAAAGTCAAAGTGCTTTTCAAGAACAAGTAGTTACAGAGCTTTCAACAAATGTAAATAGTGAGGGTAGTCAGTATAGTAAAAAAGAGAATTCATCCTACAAACAATCTTCTACAAAAGTGAAATTTTTGGACTTTATAGATAGTGCGTTAAAGAAAATAAAAGATATTGACCTAGATTTTAATTTTGGTAATGCTGTTGAAATTCAACATATTTTCCAGAATTCAAACTCACTTATCAATCAAATTGATTTGGATGTGGCAAATGGAAGCGTAAAACTAGTACCTTGGAATGAAGATGATGTTAGAGTTGAGTGCAATGCTAAGGTGTACAGAGTTGATACTCAAGACGAGGCACGAAAAGCATTTCTTCAAGATGTACTTTTTTCAATTGAAAGGAACCGCTTAATTTTCTCAGTACAGAAAAAACAGATGAAAGTAAATGCAGTTCTATATATTCCTCAAACAGATTATGAAAAAATAAAGGTTCGAATGTTTAATGGGCCGATTTCAGGGGAAAATCTACAAGTGAACGAGTTCAAGGCAAAGACTGCAAATGGTTCAATTGATGTGAAGAATATCCGATCAGTTGAATTAGAACTTGAAACAGCTAATGGTCATATAAAGGCAGAAGAGTGTTCAGGTCAGGAGCTCGAGGCAGAAACAATTAATGGTACTCTTTCTGTTAACGGTAGTTTTGGAAAAGTAGATTTACAAAGCTTTAATGGCAACATTATATGCGCGCTGCAGGATGGTGAACCTCACACAGCTCATATGAAGACAACAACAGGGAATATCGATTTGTTTGTACCTACACAAGTATCAATTGATGGTGAACTGAAAACGAATCTTGGTAGCTTTAAGTGTGAAATCCCGAATATAGAGATTGTGGAAGAGAAGAGTGAAGTTGTGCAAAAATCACTTCGTTTTCAATCAAATAAACAAAGCACAAATGTACTACATGTATTTGCTGAAACGAAAACCGGCTCTGTTATTGTAAAGCCTTCAGGAGGTGCTTAA
- the ppaX gene encoding pyrophosphatase PpaX, giving the protein MKIDTLLFDLDGTLIDTNELIISSFLHTFETYYPGQYKREDVLKYMGPTLTETFTSVDKDRYEEMIATYRAYNIGKHDELVTEFEGVFETIQTLHEKGYKLGVVTTKVRNVVDMGLKLTKLDQFFDVVVTLDDVKHAKPDPEPVLLALKQLDSTPETAIMVGDNHHDVLAGKNAGTMTAGVVWTAKGEEYLASFKPDYMLQHMGDLFKIIGAE; this is encoded by the coding sequence ATGAAAATTGATACTCTTCTTTTTGATTTAGATGGAACATTAATTGATACAAATGAACTGATTATTTCTTCATTTCTACACACATTTGAAACCTATTATCCTGGTCAATATAAACGTGAAGATGTACTAAAATATATGGGTCCAACCTTGACTGAAACATTTACTTCAGTGGATAAAGACCGATACGAAGAGATGATTGCAACGTACCGTGCTTATAATATCGGAAAACATGATGAGCTAGTTACTGAATTTGAGGGAGTGTTTGAAACGATTCAAACCCTTCATGAAAAAGGATATAAGCTAGGTGTCGTAACAACAAAGGTTCGAAATGTAGTAGACATGGGTCTTAAACTAACTAAGTTAGACCAATTTTTTGATGTAGTTGTTACACTAGATGACGTTAAACATGCAAAGCCGGACCCTGAGCCTGTTCTATTAGCTTTAAAACAACTAGATTCAACTCCAGAAACAGCAATCATGGTTGGAGATAACCATCACGATGTGTTAGCGGGTAAAAACGCTGGTACGATGACAGCGGGAGTTGTATGGACGGCTAAGGGTGAGGAATATTTAGCGTCATTTAAACCTGATTATATGCTACAGCATATGGGAGATTTGTTTAAAATTATTGGAGCTGAATAA
- a CDS encoding nucleoside recognition domain-containing protein: protein MVDTLKRGFVVGLKTTWTLGKVIFPVTLIVTLLQYTPVLGWIINLITPIMGWFGLSGEAAIPFVIGNFLNLYAAIGAILTLDLTVKEVFILAVMLSFSHNLIIESTVAAKVGIKVWVVVAVRLGLAFFSAFIINLTWQGGGELAQYGFITRSDEVVTGWFNILVEGLEKASIGVFQLAIIVIPLMVAIQVMKDLQWLAVFSKWMSPVTKLLGMKENTSTTLAAGLFFGLAYGAGVMIQAVKEDNVSKRDVTLAFIFLVACHAVVEDTLIFIPLGIPVLPLLIIRLVVAILLTITVAYIWNRVEHTSRKEATYEN, encoded by the coding sequence TTGGTTGATACACTTAAGAGGGGATTTGTCGTAGGTTTAAAAACAACCTGGACACTAGGTAAAGTTATTTTTCCTGTTACGCTGATTGTCACCTTGTTACAATATACACCGGTTTTAGGGTGGATTATCAATTTGATTACTCCTATTATGGGTTGGTTTGGACTATCAGGTGAAGCAGCCATTCCTTTTGTTATCGGTAATTTTTTGAATTTGTATGCTGCGATAGGGGCAATCTTAACACTAGATTTAACGGTGAAAGAAGTATTTATTCTAGCAGTTATGCTTTCCTTCTCACATAACCTGATTATTGAGTCAACAGTTGCTGCTAAGGTTGGGATTAAAGTATGGGTAGTTGTGGCCGTTCGTCTAGGCCTAGCCTTTTTTTCGGCATTCATTATTAATCTTACCTGGCAAGGTGGTGGCGAGTTAGCTCAATATGGATTTATCACTCGCTCAGATGAAGTGGTTACAGGATGGTTCAATATTTTAGTTGAAGGCTTAGAAAAAGCCTCAATCGGAGTCTTTCAATTGGCTATAATTGTTATCCCACTAATGGTGGCGATCCAAGTGATGAAGGATCTACAGTGGTTAGCTGTCTTTTCAAAATGGATGTCTCCGGTGACTAAATTACTCGGAATGAAGGAAAATACCTCAACTACACTAGCTGCTGGATTATTTTTTGGATTAGCGTACGGAGCAGGTGTAATGATACAAGCCGTTAAAGAGGATAATGTAAGTAAGAGGGATGTTACACTTGCTTTTATTTTCCTTGTGGCGTGCCATGCTGTGGTAGAAGACACCTTAATCTTTATCCCACTTGGCATTCCTGTTTTGCCATTATTAATTATTCGTTTAGTTGTTGCAATTTTGCTAACAATTACTGTTGCCTATATTTGGAACAGAGTAGAACATACAAGTAGAAAGGAAGCTACCTATGAAAATTGA
- a CDS encoding DUF4870 domain-containing protein → METNKIISSLCYFSIFFAGFLLPIAVYFIVQDQEVREHAKKAFISHLIPFITIIFFVLPMFVMGSMEAAVGGMLIFFALFSLISFIVVIWNVVKGIQVLAK, encoded by the coding sequence ATGGAAACAAATAAAATCATTTCTTCACTATGTTACTTCAGCATCTTCTTTGCGGGATTTTTACTACCAATCGCAGTTTATTTTATAGTACAGGACCAAGAGGTAAGAGAACATGCGAAAAAAGCATTCATTTCACATCTTATTCCCTTTATAACTATCATTTTCTTCGTCTTACCAATGTTCGTTATGGGTTCAATGGAAGCAGCAGTAGGCGGAATGCTTATTTTCTTTGCTCTATTTAGTTTAATAAGCTTCATTGTTGTTATTTGGAATGTTGTAAAAGGGATTCAAGTTTTAGCAAAATAA
- a CDS encoding ATP phosphoribosyltransferase regulatory subunit yields the protein MSKLFMFEKPLGMRDTLPALFETKKLVRNRMSDEIEKWGYQFIETPTLEYYETIGNASAILDQQLFKLLDQQGHSLVLRPDMTAPIARVAASKLYKEGYPLRLAYAANVFRAQQREGGRPAEFEQIGVECIGDGTISADAEAIALMISSLKKSGLEHFTVAIGHIGYVNTLFLEIVGNEDRANVLRRYLYEKNYVGYREHVKSLSLSSIDKQRLLELLKLRGDMTKISAARELVESTTGREMVDELEQLWQSLEAYGVADYIKIDFNLVSHMSYYTGILFEVYGPKVGFLLGNGGRYDQLFNKFNRPESATGFGIHIDRLIEALDLDEKPNNIQCVIFSPENRKEAIRYAEEKREQGERVVLQDISGVKDIDACTSSFSEVTYFIGNKSKTEAK from the coding sequence GTGTCTAAGTTATTCATGTTTGAAAAGCCACTCGGAATGCGTGATACACTACCAGCTCTATTTGAAACAAAAAAGCTGGTTCGAAATAGAATGTCTGATGAAATTGAAAAATGGGGCTATCAATTTATTGAAACCCCAACACTTGAATACTATGAAACGATTGGGAATGCATCAGCAATTTTAGATCAACAATTATTTAAACTGCTTGATCAACAAGGACATTCTTTGGTATTAAGACCAGATATGACTGCGCCGATTGCGAGGGTTGCTGCATCTAAGCTATATAAAGAAGGTTATCCACTAAGACTAGCCTATGCTGCCAATGTCTTTCGTGCACAGCAGCGGGAAGGCGGAAGACCAGCTGAATTTGAACAAATTGGCGTAGAGTGTATAGGGGATGGGACCATCAGTGCGGATGCTGAGGCAATTGCTTTAATGATTTCCTCTCTGAAAAAATCAGGGTTAGAACACTTCACAGTTGCCATCGGTCATATCGGATACGTGAATACCTTATTTTTAGAGATAGTTGGGAATGAAGATAGAGCCAATGTTCTGAGACGTTATCTTTATGAAAAAAATTATGTAGGCTATCGCGAGCATGTGAAAAGTCTTTCTCTATCATCTATTGATAAACAACGTCTGCTGGAACTTCTCAAGTTAAGAGGAGATATGACGAAAATCTCTGCGGCAAGAGAGCTTGTAGAAAGTACTACTGGTCGAGAGATGGTTGATGAACTTGAGCAACTCTGGCAAAGTTTAGAAGCCTATGGTGTTGCTGACTATATTAAAATAGACTTTAACTTAGTAAGTCACATGAGCTATTACACAGGTATTTTATTTGAAGTGTACGGACCAAAGGTTGGATTTCTATTAGGAAATGGTGGTCGCTATGATCAACTGTTTAATAAGTTTAATCGTCCGGAGTCGGCAACCGGTTTTGGTATACACATTGATCGTCTGATTGAAGCACTAGATCTAGATGAAAAGCCTAACAACATTCAATGTGTTATTTTTAGCCCGGAAAATCGAAAAGAAGCAATTCGTTATGCTGAAGAAAAAAGAGAGCAAGGTGAACGCGTGGTATTACAGGATATCTCAGGAGTAAAAGATATCGATGCTTGCACAAGTTCATTTTCTGAAGTGACGTATTTTATTGGTAATAAGTCAAAGACGGAGGCAAAGTAA
- the hisG gene encoding ATP phosphoribosyltransferase: protein MGDLLTIAMPKGRIFEEAAELLRKAGYQLPPEFEDSRKLIIDVPEEKIRFILAKPMDVTTYVEHGVADLGIAGKDVMLEEERDVYEVLDLKISHCYLAVAGIPGAKVQGVAPKVATKYPNVASSYFREQGEQVEIIKLNGSIELAPLIGLADRIVDIVSTGRTLKENGLVELERITDITSRIIVNPVSYRLKDQRIDDLVERLSNVVDGL from the coding sequence ATGGGAGACCTTTTAACAATTGCAATGCCAAAAGGTAGAATATTTGAAGAGGCTGCTGAGTTATTACGTAAAGCGGGGTATCAACTTCCACCTGAATTCGAAGATTCACGTAAACTAATTATTGATGTTCCAGAAGAAAAGATTCGTTTTATCCTGGCAAAGCCGATGGATGTGACTACATATGTTGAGCATGGTGTAGCAGACCTGGGAATCGCTGGAAAAGATGTTATGCTCGAAGAAGAGCGTGATGTTTATGAGGTACTTGATTTGAAAATTAGCCATTGCTATCTTGCTGTCGCGGGTATTCCTGGTGCGAAAGTACAAGGAGTTGCACCGAAAGTAGCAACAAAATATCCGAACGTTGCTTCTAGTTATTTTCGAGAACAAGGTGAGCAGGTGGAAATTATTAAGTTGAATGGTTCAATAGAGTTAGCGCCATTAATTGGCCTGGCTGATCGAATCGTAGACATCGTGTCAACGGGACGTACACTTAAGGAAAATGGCCTTGTAGAGTTAGAGAGAATTACAGACATAACGTCTCGAATCATAGTCAATCCAGTAAGCTATCGTTTAAAAGATCAACGAATAGACGATCTAGTTGAAAGATTGTCCAATGTGGTAGATGGACTCTAG
- a CDS encoding GGDEF domain-containing protein — MLGIDEKNQLLGKVIDATTQGVTITDAEGTILYVNKAFMDITGFSENEVIGQNPRILKSGLHKASFYRHLWTSLITKGYWQGEIWNKNKLGVPYPEWLNITAIRDDSGKIENYVAVFSDITELKKIEKELVEVNETLSKLTNLDGLTGIANRRAFNEKLKYEWKRSRRSKSPLSMVLLDIDYFKRFNDTYGHQQGDECLKQVAMVLEATATRTGDLVARYGGEEFAVILPDTDQSGGRVIAEELRRNIEALKIPNEKSSVAPYVTISVGVSTYYPITRGLTHDKFVELTDTALYEAKRKGRNRVQVADIISECN; from the coding sequence ATGTTAGGAATTGATGAAAAGAATCAATTGTTAGGTAAAGTAATTGATGCAACAACACAAGGTGTAACGATTACCGATGCTGAAGGTACAATTCTATATGTGAACAAAGCCTTCATGGATATTACTGGTTTTTCTGAAAATGAAGTAATTGGTCAGAACCCTCGTATTCTTAAGTCTGGTTTACATAAGGCATCTTTCTACCGTCACCTTTGGACCAGTTTGATTACGAAAGGTTATTGGCAAGGTGAAATATGGAATAAAAATAAACTTGGTGTTCCGTATCCAGAATGGTTAAATATTACTGCCATTAGAGATGATAGTGGGAAGATAGAAAACTATGTAGCTGTTTTCTCGGACATTACTGAATTGAAAAAGATAGAAAAGGAACTTGTTGAAGTCAACGAAACATTAAGTAAACTAACTAATTTGGACGGATTAACTGGAATAGCAAACAGGCGGGCCTTTAATGAAAAGTTGAAATATGAATGGAAGCGGTCTAGACGATCTAAGAGTCCACTTTCTATGGTTTTGTTAGACATAGACTATTTTAAAAGATTCAATGATACATATGGACACCAACAAGGAGACGAATGTTTAAAACAGGTAGCAATGGTGCTAGAGGCAACAGCCACTCGTACAGGAGACCTTGTTGCTAGATACGGTGGTGAGGAGTTCGCCGTCATACTCCCGGATACAGATCAAAGTGGTGGAAGAGTAATCGCAGAGGAACTTAGAAGAAATATCGAAGCTCTGAAAATTCCTAATGAGAAATCAAGTGTCGCTCCATATGTAACAATCAGTGTTGGTGTATCTACCTACTACCCTATCACCAGGGGCTTGACTCACGATAAGTTTGTCGAGTTAACTGATACTGCATTGTATGAGGCAAAAAGAAAAGGACGAAATAGAGTTCAAGTTGCTGACATAATTAGTGAGTGTAACTAA
- a CDS encoding acyltransferase: MRNTTRYPVSGGNSLWHIYKTVPFSKVMKNFIVIQLARYTPVLSFKNWLYRTFLKMKVGDQTSFALMVMLDIMFPEKISVGRNTVIGYNTTILAHEYLIKEYRLGNVVIGDEVMIGANSTILPGITIGDRAIVSAGTLVHKDVPEGAFVGGNPMRVIYTKEEMEKRMSNDEIYNQL; encoded by the coding sequence TTGAGAAATACGACAAGATATCCTGTGTCAGGTGGAAATTCACTTTGGCACATTTATAAGACAGTCCCTTTTTCAAAAGTAATGAAAAATTTTATTGTCATTCAGTTGGCAAGGTATACACCCGTATTATCATTTAAAAACTGGTTATATCGTACCTTTTTAAAAATGAAGGTTGGTGACCAAACTTCATTCGCGCTAATGGTTATGTTGGATATCATGTTTCCAGAAAAAATTAGCGTTGGTAGGAATACTGTCATTGGTTACAATACGACGATTCTAGCTCACGAGTATTTAATCAAAGAATATCGTCTTGGAAACGTTGTAATTGGTGACGAAGTAATGATCGGAGCTAATTCTACGATATTACCAGGAATTACGATTGGAGACCGAGCAATCGTTTCAGCAGGTACCCTCGTACATAAAGATGTACCTGAAGGAGCATTTGTTGGTGGAAACCCAATGCGTGTTATTTATACGAAAGAAGAAATGGAAAAACGAATGAGTAATGACGAAATCTACAATCAGTTATAG
- a CDS encoding PspC domain-containing protein, with protein sequence MKKLYRSRSNRMLGGVLGGLAEYSGIDASLLRVLFALAFILGVGTLGLVYIIWIFVVPNREDVI encoded by the coding sequence GTGAAAAAGTTATATCGCTCACGCTCAAACCGAATGCTTGGAGGAGTCCTTGGGGGCTTAGCTGAGTATTCAGGTATAGATGCTTCACTACTCCGAGTACTATTTGCTTTGGCATTCATTTTAGGAGTAGGTACACTGGGTCTTGTGTATATTATATGGATTTTTGTGGTGCCAAATAGAGAGGATGTAATCTAG
- the lgt gene encoding prolipoprotein diacylglyceryl transferase, giving the protein MERDIQPLNPVFLELGPLAIHWYGLIIGLGAMLALLLVVRESERRGLHKDTFVDLVLFAIPIAIICARAYYVIFKWDYYSQNPGDIIKIWEGGLAIHGGLIGAIVTGYVFARIKKISFWKLADIAAPSILLGQAIGRWGNFMNQEAHGGPIPEDQIQTYYNLLPDFIMDQMFINGTYYIPTFLYESLWNFAGVIILILLRKVNLRRGESFLTYVIWYSIGRFYIEGLRTDSLMLTETLRIAQVISLVLIALAIVTIVYRRMKGYSKQRYLDS; this is encoded by the coding sequence ATGGAAAGAGATATTCAACCGTTGAATCCAGTGTTTTTAGAATTAGGCCCATTGGCAATTCACTGGTACGGATTAATTATTGGTCTAGGAGCAATGCTTGCATTACTTTTAGTTGTTAGAGAATCAGAACGAAGAGGGTTACATAAAGATACATTTGTAGACTTAGTTTTATTTGCGATTCCAATTGCGATTATCTGTGCAAGAGCATACTATGTGATTTTTAAATGGGATTATTACTCTCAAAATCCTGGGGATATTATTAAAATTTGGGAAGGTGGCCTAGCGATTCATGGTGGATTAATAGGAGCCATCGTTACTGGATACGTATTTGCAAGAATAAAAAAAATCTCCTTTTGGAAGCTTGCAGACATTGCTGCACCGAGCATACTCTTAGGGCAAGCAATAGGACGTTGGGGAAATTTCATGAACCAAGAAGCTCATGGTGGACCAATTCCTGAAGATCAAATACAAACCTATTACAACTTGCTACCAGATTTTATAATGGATCAAATGTTTATAAATGGAACGTATTATATTCCGACATTCTTATATGAATCGCTTTGGAATTTTGCAGGGGTTATTATTTTAATTCTTCTTCGTAAAGTGAATCTTCGCCGTGGTGAGTCCTTCTTAACTTATGTTATTTGGTATTCGATTGGACGTTTTTACATTGAAGGCTTACGTACAGATAGTTTAATGCTTACGGAAACACTTCGAATTGCGCAAGTCATCTCACTTGTTCTAATTGCTTTAGCCATTGTAACGATTGTTTATAGAAGAATGAAGGGTTATTCGAAACAGAGATATTTAGACAGCTAG